A window of Zingiber officinale cultivar Zhangliang chromosome 5A, Zo_v1.1, whole genome shotgun sequence contains these coding sequences:
- the LOC121982219 gene encoding alpha-mannosidase At3g26720-like, whose amino-acid sequence MAIDRDPFCSLVFLAFLAVSFSVGDSEYIAYNTTPSIIPDKLNVHIVAHTHDDVGWLKTVDQYYVGSNNSIQGACVQNVLDSIIPALLADENRRFIYVEQAFFQRWWRQQSDAIKKTVKELLSSGQLELINGGMCMHDEATVHYIDMIDQTTLGHRYIKQEFGIIPRIGWQIDPFGHSAVQAYLLSAEVGFDALYFFRMDYQDKEKRKELKRLEVVWRGSKSLGSTTEIFAGIFPKNYEPPPGGFYFEVNDDSPVVQDDPLLFDYNVQERVNDFVAAAISQANITRTNHIMFTMGTDFKYQYANSWFRQLDKFIHYVNKDGRVNALYSTPSIYTDAKYASKESWPLKTDDFFPYADNPNAYWTGYFTSRPALKGYVRLMSGYYLAARQLEFLKGRNSFGHTTDSLADALAIAQHHDAVTGTEKQHVANDYAKRLSIGYSQAEKLVGTSLACLTELNSTSDCDNITTKFEQCPLLNITYCPPSEVDLSHGKTLIILVYNSLGWKRADVIRIPVISESAVYDSKGNEIESQLLPISDASVNFRNNHVKAYTGFSPSTTPKFWLAFPVSVQPLGFNTYFVKSAIGKGSVSVTSTFYSSQQSTNGNIEVGQGNLKLLYNVDDGTLTHILNTRSLVKTTMELSYSYYAGDSGRGSDPQASGAYIFRPNGTFPIAPKEEAPVTIVQGPILDEIHQQISPWIYQISRVYKGKEHIEVEFTVGPIPVDDEIGKEIVTKITTGMLTNKTFYTDSNGRDFLRRVRDYRSDWDIQVNQPVAGNYYPINLGIYIQDNNTELSVLVDRAVGGSSIVDGQIELMLHRRLLHDDGRGVGEALNETVCVDDECEGLTVRGKFYIRIDPLGEGSKWRRSFGQEIYSPLLLAFSEQDGGNWTSSHITEFSAFDPSYSLPDNVALVTLQALEDGNVLLRLAHLYEVREDKDLSSIAYVKLTKMFPGKKITNIIETNLSANQERSEMEKKRLKWPVEGSTRAEAIVRGGPVDASKLVVELAPMEIRTFLIKFDYITFGKIGDR is encoded by the exons ATGGCGATCGATCGTGATCCTTTCTGTTCTCTGGTGTTTCTCGCATTCTTAGCGGTATCGTTTTCGGTGGGGGATTCGGAGTACATTGCTTACAATACTACGCCGAGCATCATCCCAGACAAGCTCAATGTCCACATCGTCGCGCATACCCACGACGACGTTGGGTGGCTCAAGACCGTCGACCAGTACTACGTGGGCTCCAACAATTCCATCCAG GGAGCATGTGTTCAGAACGTTCTTGATTCGATCATTCCTGCACTGTTGGCGGACGAGAATCGCAGGTTCATCTATGTGGAACAA GCGTTCTTTCAGCGATGGTGGAGGCAGCAGAGTGATGCGATTAAGAAGACAGTGAAGGAGCTCCTCAGCTCTGGCCAATTGGAACTCAT AAATGGAGGCATGTGCATGCACGATGAAGCTACAGTTCACTATATTGATATGATCGATCAGACAACCCTTGGGCACCGATATATCAAGCAAGAATTTGGGATCATACCAAGGATTGGTTGGCAGATAGATCCTTTTGGACATTCAGCAGTGCAAGCTTACTTACTTTCTGCTGAG GTTGGATTTGATGCTCTTTACTTTTTTCGGATGGACTACCAAGACAAGGAAAAGAGGAAAGAGTTAAAGAGGCTTGAGGTTGTGTGGCGGGGTTCTAAGTCGCTTGGCTCAACTACAGAA ATATTCGCTGGTATATTTCCAAAGAACTATGAACCTCCCCCTGGTGGTTTTTACTTTGAAGTGAATGATGATTCTCCTGTTGTTCAG GATGATCCTCTTTTGTTTGATTACAATGTTCAAGAGCGTGTGAATGATTTTGTGGCTGCAGCTATATCACAG GCAAATATTACCAGGACAAATCATATAATGTTTACAATGGGGACAGATTTCAAGTATCAATATGCAAATTCATGGTTTAGGCAGCTGGATAAATTCATTCATTATGTCAACAAA GATGGGCGGGTCAATGCCTTGTATTCTACACCTTCCATCTATACTGATGCAAAGTACGCATCTAAGGAATCCTGGCCTTTGAAGACTGATGACTTCTTTCC TTATGCAGATAATCCAAATGCATACTGGACTGGTTACTTCACAAGTAGGCCAGCCTTAAAAGGTTATGTGAGACTGATGAGTGGCTATTATCTG GCTGCCAGGCAATTAGAATTTCTCAAAGGACGAAATAGTTTTGGCCATACAACGGACAGTCTGGCTGATGCTTTAGCTATTGCTCAACATCATGATGCTGTCACTGGAACAGAAAAGCAACACGTAGCAAATGATTATGCCAAACGACTATCAATAGGCTATTCACAG gcggagaagctagTTGGAACTTCTCTTGCTTGCTTAACAGAGTTGAACTCAACTTCAGATTGCGACAACATTACAACAAAATTTGAACAG TGTCCTCTTTTGAACATAACCTATTGCCCTCCATCCGAAGTGGATTTGTCTCATGGAAAAACATTG atTATTCTTGTCTACAATTCTCTTGGTTGGAAACGGGCCGACGTTATCCGTATACCT GTTATCAGTGAATCTGCTGTTTATGATTCTAAGGGAAATGAGATTGAATCACAGCTTTTGCCAATATCAGATGCTTCAGTTAACTTCAGAAATAACCATGTTAAGGCATATACAGGCTTTTCTCCTAGTACCACACCCAAATTTTGGCTTGCCTTTCCAGTTTCTGTACAGCCACTTGGCTTCAATACGTATTTTGTAAAAAGTGCAATTGGGAAAG GGTCAGTTTCTGTAACATCGACCTTTTATTCATCACAACAAAGTACAAATGGAAATATTGAAGTTGGGCAAGGAAATCTAAAGCTTCTATATAATGTGGATGATGGAACTCTGACTCATATTTTGAATACACGAAGTCTG GTAAAAACTACTATGGAACTTTCATACAGTTACTATGCTGGAGACAGTGGACGTGGTAGCGACCCTCAG GCATCTGGAGCATACATATTTCGGCCAAATGGTACATTTCCTATAGCACCGAAAGAGGAG GCACCAGTGACAATTGTACAAGGACCCATATTAGATGAAATACATCAGCAGataagtccatggatatatcag ATTTCCCGGGTTTACAAGGGAAAGGAGCATATAGAAGTCGAGTTTACT GTTGGGCCAATACCAGTGGATGATGAAATTGGAAAGGAAATAGTGACCAAAATTACAACAGGCATGCTGACAAACAAAACTTTCTACACAGATTCTAATGGAAGAGATTTTCTGAGAAGG GTCCGAGATTACAGATCAGACTGGGACATTCAAGTCAACCAACCTGTCGCTGGAAATTACTATCCT ATCAATTTGGGAATTTACATTCAAGATAATAATACAGAACTTTCTGTTCTGGTAGACCGTGCTGTTGGTGGTTCTAGCATTGTGGATGGACAAATTGAGCTGATGCTTCATAG GAGGCTGCTACATGATGATGGTCGTGGTGTAGGAGAGGCACTTAATGAAACAGTTTGTGTTGATGATGAATGTGAAGGACTAACT gttcgaggtaaattctaCATAAGAATTGATCCTCTTGGAGAAGGATCTAAATGGCGCAGGAGCTTTGGCCAGGAGATATATTCTCCACTCCTCCTAGCATTCTCAGAACAG GATGGTGGTAACTGGACAAGCTCACATATTACAGAATTCTCAGCATTTGACCCCTCCTACAGTTTACCAGATAATGTTGCTCTCGTAACTCTCCAG GCACTTGAAGATGGAAATGTTCTCCTCCGTTTGGCACACCTTTATGAG GTCAGAGAAGACAAGGACCTCTCATCTATTGCCTATGTGAAGCTTACGAAGATGTTCCCTGGGAAAAAG ATCACCAACATAATAGAGACAAACTTGTCTGCTAATCAAGAGAGGTctgagatggagaagaaaagacTGAAGTGGCCAGTTGAGGGTTCTACTAGAGCTGAAGCCATCGTCAGGGGAGGACCTGTTGATGCTTCCAAACTGGTCGTGGAGCTTGCTCCTATGGAGATTCGcacttttttgataaaatttgattacattacctTTGGCAAAATAGGGGATCGCTGA